In Nitrospira sp., a genomic segment contains:
- a CDS encoding alpha/beta fold hydrolase has translation MEQAVVLTDKTGAHIAAVLATPTPATDYVAVLCHGFLSHKNSTSNQALATLLMDRGIATCRFDCYGHGESDGPFANLTTTIGVAQTLSVLHYLVSRGYQRLALIGSSFGGLLSILAAAEWTQAHRTQPGTIPSLTCLALKCPVVDFGEELRLELGEPGLQEWKQTNSIPDLHGGPVRIPLSYAFYEDCLRQVAYEPARGIMAPTLIVQGDHDEFVPLHQSQRLFDALPGPKQLEILPGADHRFTKPVDFQRMLTLLTDWISRHPAP, from the coding sequence ATGGAACAGGCCGTCGTTCTCACTGACAAAACGGGCGCCCATATCGCCGCCGTGCTGGCAACGCCCACGCCGGCCACGGACTATGTTGCCGTCCTCTGCCACGGATTTCTGTCGCACAAGAACAGCACCAGCAATCAAGCCCTCGCCACGCTTCTGATGGATCGAGGCATCGCCACCTGCCGGTTCGATTGCTATGGACATGGAGAGAGCGACGGCCCCTTTGCCAATCTCACCACCACAATCGGAGTCGCTCAGACCCTGAGTGTGCTGCACTATCTGGTATCGCGAGGGTACCAGCGACTGGCACTGATCGGATCCAGTTTTGGCGGGCTGCTGTCCATCCTTGCTGCAGCCGAATGGACCCAGGCGCACCGAACCCAACCGGGAACCATTCCATCGCTGACCTGCCTCGCGCTGAAATGTCCTGTGGTCGACTTTGGCGAAGAGCTTCGTCTTGAGCTTGGCGAACCGGGACTACAAGAATGGAAACAAACGAATAGCATTCCAGATCTTCATGGCGGCCCCGTTCGCATTCCGCTCAGCTACGCGTTTTACGAGGATTGCCTGCGACAGGTGGCCTATGAGCCGGCACGCGGAATCATGGCGCCCACGTTGATTGTGCAGGGCGACCACGACGAATTTGTCCCCCTGCATCAGAGCCAGCGACTGTTCGATGCCTTGCCTGGCCCTAAACAGTTAGAAATTCTTCCTGGCGCCGATCATCGCTTCACCAAACCCGTCGACTTTCAACGGATGTTGACCCTGCTCACGGATTGGATCTCGCGTCACCCCGCACCCTAG
- the thiD gene encoding bifunctional hydroxymethylpyrimidine kinase/phosphomethylpyrimidine kinase: MITQVLSIAGSDSGGGAGIQADLKAMSANGVYAMSVITAITAQNTEEVTDVFELPTSIIAAQLDAIFDDFDVAAVKTGMLSSTDIINTVVRLLKPQQVKHLVVDPVMVAKGGQTLLKPDAIDSMKKDLFPLALLVTPNVHEAQQLSGIEITSLADARRAAKIIHQFGCANVLIKGGHLPKDRGTDLLYDGRFFQIYKGEFIDTPHTHGTGCTFASAIAAHLARGKSVPDAIQTAKTYLTEAIRHSLAIGHGKGPTNHFYFLNQG; this comes from the coding sequence ATGATTACACAAGTATTGTCGATAGCGGGCTCGGACTCCGGAGGCGGCGCGGGCATTCAAGCGGATCTCAAGGCCATGTCGGCCAACGGCGTCTATGCGATGTCCGTCATCACGGCCATCACGGCCCAGAACACCGAAGAAGTCACCGATGTGTTCGAACTTCCCACGTCCATCATCGCCGCCCAACTTGACGCCATTTTCGACGATTTCGACGTGGCGGCCGTCAAGACCGGCATGTTGTCCTCGACCGATATCATCAACACCGTCGTAAGACTCCTCAAGCCGCAACAGGTGAAACATCTGGTCGTCGATCCTGTGATGGTCGCCAAGGGCGGACAGACGTTGTTGAAACCTGATGCCATCGACAGCATGAAGAAGGACCTGTTCCCGCTGGCCCTGCTGGTGACACCCAACGTCCATGAGGCGCAGCAGCTCTCCGGAATCGAAATTACCTCGCTGGCCGACGCCCGCCGCGCCGCAAAGATCATTCATCAGTTCGGCTGCGCCAATGTCCTCATCAAAGGAGGCCATTTGCCGAAAGATCGCGGCACCGATCTCCTCTATGACGGACGCTTTTTTCAGATCTACAAAGGGGAATTCATCGACACTCCCCACACCCACGGCACCGGATGCACCTTTGCCTCGGCGATTGCGGCGCACCTCGCCCGGGGAAAATCCGTACCCGATGCGATTCAGACCGCCAAGACCTATCTCACCGAGGCCATCAGGCACAGTCTGGCAATCGGGCACGGCAAGGGACCCACCAACCACTTTTATTTCTTGAACCAGGGGTAG
- a CDS encoding HEAT repeat domain-containing protein: MGVTSPVLDINVSMTVTVAPSRILSAREITLHLLGLTLLLSLLGLWYWLSTGARVVPTLMEMLKDDDPSTRIVAAEHLGQIGPAAGAAIPQLLAQATQDGNQHANTTAAAALKWIDLATARRVMTHFMTRLQDTDVQQRRTACAVLGSIGPVATPAVPALLVAAHDADALVRRNALTALAGIGIPHDIVGAALLAGLRDSSSLVRQTAVAQFAFTVPLFDDAAAALTALLNDSDKGIATLARTALDKPKAGDAAHIESLGMMLAHNNARDYALHQLAQLGPAASAATQAILPLLDDEHPLIRYLAVETLAGMGQGAKQTLAALKLRRDSDPIVQAAITEMVAALESGTALDPGRPAGIPGP; the protein is encoded by the coding sequence GTGGGTGTGACAAGCCCTGTACTGGACATCAACGTCAGCATGACCGTGACCGTTGCCCCATCCCGTATCCTGTCCGCTCGTGAGATCACGCTCCATCTCCTGGGGTTAACGCTGCTCCTTAGCCTCCTCGGACTCTGGTATTGGCTCTCGACCGGAGCGCGGGTCGTGCCAACCCTGATGGAAATGCTGAAGGATGATGATCCGTCGACGCGCATTGTCGCGGCGGAGCATTTGGGGCAGATCGGCCCGGCGGCCGGCGCCGCGATTCCACAATTGCTCGCGCAAGCGACCCAGGACGGCAACCAACATGCCAATACCACCGCTGCTGCAGCCTTAAAATGGATTGACCTTGCGACGGCCCGGCGCGTGATGACCCACTTCATGACGAGGCTTCAGGACACGGACGTGCAACAGCGGCGCACGGCCTGCGCAGTCCTGGGCAGCATAGGGCCCGTGGCCACGCCCGCGGTGCCGGCGTTGCTTGTTGCGGCGCACGATGCGGATGCACTCGTGCGCCGCAATGCCCTCACCGCGCTGGCCGGCATTGGCATCCCTCATGACATCGTCGGTGCGGCGCTGCTTGCAGGCCTTCGCGATTCCTCTTCACTTGTGCGGCAGACGGCCGTCGCGCAATTCGCGTTTACCGTTCCCCTATTCGACGACGCGGCCGCCGCGTTGACTGCGCTCCTGAATGACTCCGACAAAGGCATTGCGACACTGGCTCGCACGGCACTGGACAAGCCGAAGGCCGGCGATGCGGCCCACATCGAATCGCTCGGTATGATGCTCGCACACAACAACGCACGCGATTATGCGTTGCATCAGCTGGCCCAGCTGGGCCCGGCAGCAAGCGCAGCCACGCAGGCGATCCTCCCTCTGCTCGATGACGAGCATCCCTTGATTCGCTATCTCGCCGTCGAAACCCTGGCCGGGATGGGCCAGGGCGCAAAGCAAACGCTGGCGGCCCTGAAACTCCGGCGGGACTCCGATCCCATCGTTCAGGCAGCCATCACGGAGATGGTCGCCGCGCTGGAATCCGGAACCGCGCTTGATCCCGGACGCCCCGCAGGAATACCAGGCCCATGA
- the tenA gene encoding thiaminase II, producing MSFSTHLRKLAQPVWDAQLTHPFVLALGKGTLSERKFRYYILQDARFLADLARVFAAGSLRAPDAESALRFAKLAEDTITVERSLHENYGKRWKLSPQEMLNEPMSPTNYAYTRHMLAVAQSGTATEITVVALPCAWIYCVVGKHLLKNGSPPAKHPYRDWLLLYASPEFEAVQEWMRARIDTWARTAGHEEKKRMEQAFLISSKYEWMFWEMAWNEEKWPV from the coding sequence ATGTCGTTTTCAACCCATCTTCGCAAATTGGCCCAACCGGTCTGGGATGCACAACTGACCCATCCCTTTGTGCTGGCGCTGGGGAAAGGCACGTTGTCGGAGCGGAAATTCCGGTACTACATTCTGCAGGACGCCCGCTTCCTCGCGGATCTCGCCAGGGTCTTTGCCGCCGGCTCTCTGCGCGCGCCGGATGCGGAATCGGCGCTGCGGTTCGCCAAGCTGGCTGAAGACACCATCACCGTCGAACGCAGCCTCCACGAAAACTACGGCAAACGCTGGAAACTTTCCCCACAAGAGATGCTGAACGAACCGATGTCCCCGACCAATTACGCCTACACCAGGCACATGCTCGCCGTCGCTCAGAGCGGCACGGCCACCGAGATCACCGTCGTCGCCCTGCCCTGTGCATGGATCTACTGCGTGGTCGGCAAACATTTGCTCAAGAACGGCAGCCCGCCCGCAAAACACCCCTACCGCGACTGGCTGCTGCTCTATGCCTCGCCGGAGTTCGAGGCTGTGCAGGAATGGATGCGGGCCAGAATCGATACGTGGGCAAGAACAGCTGGGCATGAAGAAAAAAAGCGGATGGAACAGGCGTTCCTGATCAGTTCCAAATATGAGTGGATGTTTTGGGAAATGGCCTGGAATGAGGAAAAGTGGCCGGTGTGA
- the sthA gene encoding Si-specific NAD(P)(+) transhydrogenase, translating into MAHYDLLVIGTGPAGQKAAIQAAKLGKKVGIVERKRVVGGVCTNTGTIPSKSLREAALYLSGFNQRGLYGASYRVKQDITMADLTFRANHVITREIEIIQNQMTRNNVDLCFGTASFLDQHRVLIERADDRVEHTADFFVIACGTIPARPAHIPFDDHTIIDTDGLLALKDLPKSITIIGGGVIGAEYASILATMGIPVTLIERRPRLLEFVDQETIEALQYHMRSIGVVLRFNEEVVSVERTAGQQVIVRLKSGKEIGASTVLYSVGRTGASAMLNLEAIGISADDRGRLSVNEHYQTAVPHIYAAGDIIGFPALASTSMQQGRQAACHAFGIPYQTQSDLMPYGIYSIPEISMIGRNEDDLTKNGIPYAIGIARYREIARGQIIGDDIGMLKLLFHNKTRQLLGVHAIGDGATELIHIGQTVMAYQGQIDYFVDAVFNYPTLAECYRVAALDGINQLPRPWTPRA; encoded by the coding sequence ATGGCGCATTATGATCTGCTGGTGATCGGGACCGGCCCGGCCGGACAAAAGGCTGCCATTCAAGCGGCCAAACTAGGCAAGAAAGTCGGCATCGTCGAGCGGAAACGAGTTGTCGGCGGCGTCTGCACCAACACCGGCACCATTCCCAGTAAATCGCTTCGCGAAGCCGCCCTCTATCTCTCCGGATTTAACCAGCGCGGGCTGTATGGCGCCAGCTATCGCGTCAAGCAAGACATTACCATGGCGGACCTAACCTTCCGCGCCAACCATGTCATCACCCGTGAGATCGAAATCATCCAAAATCAAATGACGCGGAACAACGTCGATCTCTGCTTCGGGACGGCGTCGTTCCTCGATCAACATCGTGTGCTCATCGAACGAGCGGACGACCGGGTGGAACACACGGCCGACTTCTTCGTCATTGCCTGTGGAACCATCCCGGCCCGTCCCGCGCATATTCCCTTCGACGACCACACAATCATCGACACCGACGGCCTCCTGGCGTTGAAGGACCTGCCCAAGTCCATCACGATCATCGGCGGCGGGGTCATCGGAGCGGAATACGCATCGATCCTCGCGACCATGGGCATCCCTGTCACCCTGATCGAACGCCGCCCACGCCTGTTGGAATTCGTGGATCAGGAAACCATCGAAGCGCTGCAATATCACATGCGCAGCATCGGCGTCGTTCTCCGATTCAACGAAGAGGTGGTCTCCGTCGAACGGACGGCAGGGCAGCAGGTCATCGTCCGTTTGAAAAGCGGTAAGGAGATCGGTGCCTCCACGGTTCTCTACTCCGTGGGTCGCACCGGCGCCAGCGCCATGCTCAACCTCGAGGCGATCGGGATCTCGGCGGATGACCGCGGACGCCTCTCCGTCAATGAGCACTATCAAACCGCCGTACCCCATATCTATGCCGCCGGGGATATCATCGGGTTTCCCGCGCTCGCATCAACCTCCATGCAGCAGGGCCGTCAGGCCGCCTGTCACGCCTTCGGCATTCCCTATCAGACCCAGTCGGATCTCATGCCGTACGGCATCTATTCAATTCCGGAAATCTCCATGATCGGCCGCAATGAAGACGACCTGACCAAAAACGGCATCCCCTACGCCATCGGCATCGCCCGATACCGCGAGATTGCACGTGGACAAATCATCGGCGACGACATCGGGATGCTGAAACTGCTGTTCCACAACAAGACTCGGCAATTGCTCGGCGTCCATGCCATCGGTGATGGCGCCACGGAACTCATCCACATCGGCCAGACGGTCATGGCCTATCAAGGGCAAATCGACTACTTCGTGGACGCGGTATTCAACTATCCCACCCTCGCGGAATGTTATCGCGTCGCCGCGCTGGATGGCATCAATCAGCTTCCCCGGCCCTGGACCCCGAGAGCGTGA
- the tpx gene encoding thiol peroxidase — protein sequence MSASTSSIRHDTRVSHMLVTLLCLGFSACGTLSGHGKTEFSYKDMPVADGSAMAGEGNNILFQGKPLMLTGMGVKVGDKLRDVKLAQSDLSMIPINETKGKGKVRIISIVPSLDTKVCEQQTHYLSEKNMGLDRMVELITISIDTPFAQKRFAEEAKIANVTFLSDYRAADFGKAHGLLLKDLHLLSRALLVVDKDNKVRYLQITPGLAQLPDLEEAFRFARKLVTTS from the coding sequence ATGTCCGCCTCTACATCTTCGATCCGTCACGATACGCGTGTCTCCCACATGCTGGTCACGCTCCTCTGCCTCGGGTTCAGTGCCTGCGGCACCTTGTCTGGTCACGGCAAGACTGAATTTTCATACAAAGACATGCCGGTGGCCGACGGCAGCGCCATGGCCGGTGAAGGCAATAACATTCTGTTCCAAGGAAAACCCCTGATGCTCACAGGCATGGGCGTGAAAGTGGGTGACAAGCTGCGCGACGTCAAACTCGCCCAGTCTGACTTGTCGATGATTCCCATCAACGAGACAAAGGGAAAAGGGAAGGTCCGTATCATCAGCATCGTGCCGTCGCTCGACACCAAGGTGTGCGAGCAGCAAACCCATTATTTAAGCGAGAAAAACATGGGCCTCGACCGCATGGTCGAACTCATCACAATCAGCATCGATACGCCCTTTGCGCAAAAGCGGTTTGCGGAGGAGGCGAAAATCGCGAACGTCACGTTTTTATCCGACTACCGCGCGGCGGATTTCGGCAAAGCACACGGCCTCTTGTTGAAAGATCTTCACCTACTCAGCCGCGCCCTGCTGGTGGTGGACAAAGATAACAAGGTTCGCTATCTCCAGATTACCCCCGGGCTGGCGCAACTGCCGGATCTGGAAGAAGCCTTCCGGTTCGCACGCAAGTTGGTCACGACCAGCTGA
- a CDS encoding alpha/beta fold hydrolase, whose protein sequence is MRAASLLRFTRITPHAAMAWVLASLLMHGCAAAPDIPPWFDAIQRIPVHTATVNGHRIAYLDEGQGPPLILIHGYGGSMWQWEYQRPLTEQFRVITPDLIGSGLSEKPDIDYRPEDLIDGIRGLMDSLDLPTATLVGNSMGAGVALGVALNYPDRVDRLVLIDGFPDHVRERLVSPLMRRAINTHAPAWLARMGAALFGTRAMEAVLKEIVYDHRLITPLVVDRSNRNRQREDMVTPLLALRDSLPLWEQQFAPRLTEIRRPTLILWGEQDRLFPPQVGRDLQTMIPGARFMLIPDAGHIPQWEQPRTVNRHITEFLQP, encoded by the coding sequence ATGCGCGCGGCGTCTCTCCTCCGCTTCACGAGGATCACGCCGCACGCTGCCATGGCCTGGGTCCTTGCGAGTCTCCTGATGCATGGTTGCGCGGCAGCGCCGGACATCCCGCCCTGGTTCGATGCTATCCAACGAATCCCCGTCCACACGGCCACTGTCAACGGCCACCGCATCGCCTATCTCGACGAAGGCCAGGGACCGCCGCTGATCCTCATCCATGGGTACGGCGGCTCCATGTGGCAATGGGAGTATCAACGCCCCCTCACGGAGCAGTTCCGCGTCATCACCCCTGATCTGATCGGCTCCGGCCTCTCCGAGAAACCAGACATCGACTACCGTCCCGAAGACCTGATCGACGGCATCCGCGGACTGATGGACAGTTTGGACTTGCCGACCGCGACGCTCGTCGGCAACTCTATGGGAGCCGGCGTGGCGCTCGGCGTGGCACTGAACTACCCCGACCGCGTCGACCGGCTGGTGTTGATCGATGGATTTCCGGACCACGTGCGCGAGCGCCTCGTCAGCCCGCTGATGCGACGCGCCATCAACACCCATGCGCCGGCATGGCTGGCGCGTATGGGCGCAGCCTTGTTTGGCACTCGCGCCATGGAAGCCGTGCTGAAAGAAATTGTCTACGATCACCGCCTCATCACCCCGCTGGTGGTCGACCGCTCCAACCGCAACCGGCAGAGGGAAGACATGGTGACGCCGCTCCTTGCGCTCCGGGACAGCCTACCGCTCTGGGAACAGCAGTTCGCTCCGCGCCTCACGGAGATCAGGCGCCCTACATTGATTCTGTGGGGCGAACAAGATCGCCTCTTTCCCCCCCAGGTCGGCCGCGATCTCCAGACTATGATCCCGGGCGCGCGCTTCATGCTCATTCCCGACGCCGGTCACATCCCGCAGTGGGAACAGCCGCGCACGGTCAACCGGCATATCACAGAATTCCTCCAGCCTTGA
- the oadA gene encoding sodium-extruding oxaloacetate decarboxylase subunit alpha: MATKKTKKAAPKKSPAKKAPAKSSRKTASRGDRPLHPTNPELQLEAAPGKKLLLTDVAFRDGHQSLLATRMRTEDMLPIAQKLDAIGYWSLEVWGGATFDTCLRFLKEDPWERLRALREAMPNTKLQMLLRGQNLVGYRHYADDVLDKFIERSAANGIDVFRIFDALNDVRNLDRAIREVKACGKHVEATICYTVSPVHSLDRFVSMAKQLEDLGTDTLCIKDMAGLLAPLDAYHLIRRLKKAVRVPIHLHSHYTSGMASMSALMAIMGGLDMLDTSVSPLAGGTSHPPTETLIASLRDTPYDTGLDLRQFEPITEHFRNVRRKYRQFESDFTGVDAEILTSQIPGGMLSNLAAQLAEQNALDRMKEVLDEVPRVRKEMGYPPLVTPTSQIVGTQATLNVLTGEQGERYKVITTETKNYFLGLYGRAPGPLDKGIMARAVGDEEPVKGRPADRLEPEFEKLKKDMPPTATTAEDQLSFALFPAIARDFFEARERGDLHPEPLEPAEAKGPAVAHDLHLAPAEFNITVHGENYHVVVSGSGRTTDGRKPYYIRVNDRLQEVSLEPLQEVLAGVPESPQAGSTSKPKRPRPTKPGDVAPPMPGRVVKILVTEGAQVKTGDPLLIIEAMKMESQVPAPMDGRVMAILAAEGDNVKIDETVIQLD; this comes from the coding sequence ATGGCAACGAAAAAGACGAAGAAAGCCGCCCCGAAGAAAAGCCCCGCGAAGAAAGCCCCTGCAAAGTCCAGCCGGAAGACGGCTTCACGCGGCGATCGCCCGTTGCATCCGACGAACCCTGAGCTTCAGTTAGAAGCGGCGCCGGGGAAGAAACTCCTGTTGACCGATGTCGCCTTCCGCGACGGACACCAATCCCTCCTGGCCACCAGAATGCGCACGGAGGACATGCTGCCCATCGCCCAGAAACTCGACGCCATCGGCTACTGGTCGTTGGAGGTCTGGGGCGGCGCGACTTTTGACACCTGCCTCCGGTTTCTGAAAGAAGATCCCTGGGAACGCCTCCGCGCTCTCCGCGAGGCGATGCCGAACACCAAGTTGCAGATGCTGCTACGCGGACAGAATCTCGTAGGCTACCGGCATTATGCCGACGACGTGCTCGACAAGTTCATCGAACGGTCGGCGGCCAACGGCATCGATGTCTTCCGTATTTTCGATGCGCTCAACGATGTGCGCAATCTGGATCGGGCCATCCGCGAGGTCAAGGCCTGCGGCAAACATGTCGAAGCCACAATTTGTTACACCGTAAGCCCGGTCCACAGTCTCGATCGCTTCGTGTCCATGGCCAAGCAATTGGAAGACCTCGGAACCGACACGCTCTGCATCAAGGACATGGCCGGACTGCTGGCGCCGCTCGATGCCTACCATCTGATCCGACGTCTCAAGAAAGCGGTGCGGGTGCCCATCCATCTCCATAGCCACTACACGTCCGGCATGGCGTCCATGTCGGCCTTGATGGCGATCATGGGCGGCCTGGATATGTTGGACACGTCAGTGTCTCCATTGGCGGGCGGCACCTCGCATCCGCCGACCGAAACCTTGATCGCCAGCCTGCGCGACACCCCCTACGACACCGGGCTCGACCTCCGGCAATTCGAGCCAATTACGGAACATTTCCGCAACGTGCGCCGGAAATATCGACAGTTTGAAAGCGACTTCACCGGAGTAGACGCCGAAATTCTCACCTCGCAGATCCCCGGCGGCATGCTGTCGAACCTGGCGGCCCAGTTGGCCGAACAAAACGCCCTGGATCGCATGAAAGAGGTGCTCGACGAAGTACCGCGAGTGCGGAAGGAAATGGGATATCCTCCACTCGTCACCCCGACCAGCCAAATCGTCGGCACACAGGCGACCCTGAATGTGCTGACCGGTGAGCAGGGTGAACGGTACAAGGTCATCACCACCGAGACGAAGAACTATTTTCTGGGACTCTATGGTCGCGCGCCGGGTCCGCTCGACAAAGGCATCATGGCTCGCGCCGTCGGTGATGAAGAACCGGTCAAGGGCCGGCCGGCCGACCGGCTGGAACCGGAATTCGAAAAACTGAAAAAGGACATGCCCCCCACGGCAACCACCGCGGAAGACCAACTCTCTTTTGCCCTCTTTCCGGCGATCGCCCGAGATTTCTTCGAAGCCCGTGAACGGGGGGATCTCCATCCCGAACCCCTTGAACCGGCCGAAGCGAAAGGCCCGGCCGTGGCACACGATCTCCATCTCGCTCCGGCTGAATTCAACATCACCGTGCACGGCGAGAATTACCATGTCGTCGTGTCTGGATCGGGTCGCACAACCGATGGCCGCAAGCCTTACTACATTCGCGTCAACGACCGATTGCAGGAAGTGTCACTGGAGCCGCTCCAGGAAGTCCTCGCCGGAGTACCGGAGTCGCCCCAGGCCGGTAGCACCTCGAAGCCGAAACGCCCCAGGCCGACCAAGCCGGGCGATGTGGCTCCGCCGATGCCCGGTCGCGTTGTGAAGATCCTCGTGACTGAAGGCGCCCAAGTCAAAACGGGTGATCCGCTCCTGATCATCGAAGCCATGAAAATGGAGAGTCAGGTCCCGGCTCCGATGGATGGACGAGTCATGGCGATCCTGGCCGCCGAAGGGGACAACGTCAAAATCGACGAAACCGTCATCCAGCTGGACTAG
- the accC gene encoding acetyl-CoA carboxylase biotin carboxylase subunit, with protein MFRKILVANRGEIAMRIIRGCRELNIATAAIYSEADSSGIYVKKADESYLVGPGPVKGFLDGKQIVEIAKRIGADAVHPGYGFLSENAKFARLCHASGITFIGPSPETIDLMGSKVKARQIAEQAGLPIVPGTEGGVTSVEEALEFAHRIHYPVMIKASAGGGGRGLRVVRSDQELRENMEVASREALAAFGDGSIFIEKYIERPHHIEFQILGDKHGNIIHLGERDCSIQRRHQKLIEIAPSLVLTPKLRAQMGEAAIAIAKAVNYDNAGTVEFLLDHEGHFYFMEMNPRLQVEHTVTEQITAIDIVRNQISIAAGKPLEIRQKDVTLQGHAIQCRINAEDPRNNFMPCTGTVTAYLSPGGIGVRIDGAVYRDYTIPPYYDALLAKLTVRGRTWEEAVSRMRRSLEEYVLRGVKTTIPFMKNVMMEQDFQAGRFDTSYLDTHPDLYQYEESEEPEDLVLAISAAIAAYEGL; from the coding sequence ATGTTCCGGAAGATCCTTGTTGCCAACCGTGGCGAAATCGCCATGCGCATCATCCGCGGCTGCCGCGAGCTCAATATCGCCACGGCGGCGATCTATTCCGAAGCCGACTCTTCCGGCATTTACGTCAAGAAAGCCGATGAGTCCTATCTCGTCGGACCGGGCCCAGTCAAAGGGTTCCTAGACGGCAAACAGATAGTCGAGATCGCGAAGCGCATCGGCGCCGATGCCGTCCATCCCGGCTACGGATTCCTTTCCGAAAACGCCAAATTTGCGCGACTCTGCCATGCGTCCGGGATTACGTTTATCGGCCCCTCCCCCGAAACGATCGATCTCATGGGCAGCAAGGTCAAGGCCCGGCAGATCGCCGAACAGGCCGGTCTCCCGATTGTCCCCGGCACCGAAGGCGGCGTGACCAGCGTCGAGGAGGCGTTGGAGTTCGCCCATCGCATCCATTACCCGGTTATGATCAAAGCAAGCGCCGGGGGAGGCGGTCGCGGCCTGCGCGTGGTCCGTTCCGACCAGGAACTGCGCGAGAATATGGAAGTCGCTTCCCGGGAAGCCCTGGCAGCATTCGGCGATGGCAGTATCTTCATCGAGAAATATATCGAGCGGCCCCACCATATTGAGTTCCAAATCCTGGGTGACAAGCACGGCAACATCATTCACCTGGGTGAACGAGATTGCTCGATCCAGCGCCGCCATCAGAAATTGATCGAAATCGCCCCGTCCCTGGTCCTGACGCCGAAACTCCGCGCGCAAATGGGTGAAGCCGCCATTGCCATCGCGAAAGCCGTCAACTACGACAATGCCGGGACCGTCGAGTTCCTCCTCGACCACGAGGGGCATTTTTACTTTATGGAAATGAATCCGCGTCTGCAGGTCGAACACACCGTGACCGAACAGATCACCGCGATCGACATTGTCCGCAATCAAATTTCCATCGCAGCGGGGAAACCGCTGGAGATCCGACAGAAGGACGTCACGTTGCAGGGCCACGCGATTCAATGTCGCATTAACGCGGAAGATCCGCGCAATAATTTCATGCCCTGCACCGGCACGGTGACGGCCTATCTGTCACCCGGCGGCATCGGGGTTCGCATCGACGGCGCGGTCTACCGCGATTACACGATTCCCCCCTATTACGACGCGCTGCTGGCGAAGCTCACCGTGCGGGGGCGGACCTGGGAAGAGGCCGTGAGCCGCATGCGCCGTTCGCTGGAAGAATACGTCCTGCGCGGAGTGAAGACGACGATTCCGTTTATGAAGAATGTGATGATGGAGCAGGACTTCCAGGCCGGACGGTTCGATACCTCATACCTGGACACACATCCGGACCTGTATCAATACGAAGAATCCGAGGAGCCTGAGGACCTGGTGCTGGCGATCTCCGCAGCAATCGCCGCCTACGAAGGGCTCTGA